A window of Dromiciops gliroides isolate mDroGli1 chromosome X, mDroGli1.pri, whole genome shotgun sequence contains these coding sequences:
- the LOC122733532 gene encoding density-regulated protein-like, producing the protein MATDFPESTAPDRKGDLRSNTKLDTDDPLWVLYCGVCSFPAEYCEYTPDVGKCWPWLEKNFPNEFVKLTVENSPKQETGIWEGQGIAGEEEEKKNQERDGRGQIKQKKKTVPQKVTIAKTPRAKKKYVTRVCGLATLEMDLKEAQRFFPQKFSYSALVTGEDEIIIQGDFTDDIIDVIQEKQPEVDDDSTEDLGEVKK; encoded by the coding sequence ATGGCTACAGACTTTCCTGAGTCCACTGCCCCTGACCGCAAAGGAGACCTGAGGAGCAACACCAAGCTAGACACAGATGACCCACTTTGGGTCCTTTACTGCGGGGTCTGTTCATTTCCAGCAGAGTACTGTGAATATACGCCTGATGTTGGTAAATGTTGGCCGTGGTTAGAGAAGAATTTTCCAAATGAGTTTGTAAAACTCACTGTAGAAAATTCACCTAAACAAGAAACTGGAATTTGGGAAGGCCAGGGAATagcaggagaagaggaggagaagaaaaaccaagagagagatggaagaggtcaaataaaacagaaaaagaagacagtTCCACAAAAGGTCACAATAGCCAAAACTCCTagagcaaagaagaaatatgtaaCAAGAGTGTGTGGCCTTGCAACTTTAGAAATGGACCTTAAGGAAGCACAAAGGTTTTTTCCTCAAAAATTCTCCTACAGTGCCTTAGTTACAGGGGAGGATGAAATCATCATTCAGGGAGACTTTACAGATGACATTATTGATGTAATTCAGGAGAAACAGCCAGAGGTAGATGATGACAGCACTGAAGATCTTGGAGAAGTAAAGAAGTGA